A window of Citrus sinensis cultivar Valencia sweet orange chromosome 7, DVS_A1.0, whole genome shotgun sequence contains these coding sequences:
- the LOC112497737 gene encoding actin cytoskeleton-regulatory complex protein PAN1-like gives MVDFGAVPRPQVAPGHPQSMPLPSVQYDAHGALPVPPLVPNPIHPQQAQTVAPVISNPGDARFLGSAPGGPANAVSMPISIPTPCVPIVQTVLSSGPDRRWGDLPNDAGVIVAATGDQSNDRRKYKCQNCGSVGHSKRTCKVVNPILTKATIAVFREVEPIVLHSSDEGGRAGPSGDAEVPTGIIQSK, from the exons ATGGTTGACTTCGGTGCTGTGCCACGCCCCCAAGTTGCACCGGGTCATCCACAATCTATGCCTCTGCCATCCGTCCAATATGACGCACATGGAGCACTACCCGTGCCTCCTCTTGTACCcaatccaattcacccccAGCAAGCACAAACTGTGGCCCCTGTCATATCCAACCCAGGTGACGCACGATTCCTTGGAAGTGCTCCGGGGGGACCTGCAAATGCTGTTAGTATGCCCATCAGTATCCCAACGCCGTGTGTCCCCATAGTTCAAACGGTCCTTTCTAGTGGCCCCGATAGGCGTTGGGGGGATCTACCCAATGATGCAGGTGTTATCGTTGCGGCTACTGGCGATCAGTCCAATGATCGTCGTAAGTACAAGTGCCAAAATTGTGGCTCTGTGGGCCATAGCAAGCGTACTTGCAAGGTGGTCAACCCTATTCTAACCAAGGCAACAATTGCTGTTTTTAGGGAG GTTGAGCCGATTGTCTTGCACTCATCCGATGAAGGTGGCCGTGCAGGGCCTAGTGGAGATGCAGAAGTCCCAACTGGGATTATCCAGTCCAAATAG
- the LOC102628784 gene encoding uncharacterized protein LOC102628784, translating to MTVKGNGIDASDVCIMCKREIGNGDSEGSKQPCFRYNSAATESEQSFCDPKKHPLRQYRASPFVVPMSLQSKEIMLLEYIMNEDLDKWETLVTTKNNCLSRNTILSLAPRRVIRTEIISTLSEMLNDFQLLNGTNEGGYWFLPVLDAETMAGDDPLLEMWLRNIVSNDRGYIQLGSCDRIIVPICNGIGHWYLLVVVIPEMRAEIWDPLASCMTTNLFLMEVHHILKCFDVVLNRQRPSLHCGGFPFLSCEVSHPSLNPKDLHPFDCGLYVFVLMKQLHYRQRPLTEIELNSDAERLSLILQLVHFRDNLVKERVMENARLYRSNKEAFAEVREGEITKQQRLFKI from the exons ATGACTGTCAAGGGAAATGGTATTGATGCATCAGACGTCTGCATAATGTGTAAACGAGAAATCGGAAATGGGGATAGTGAAGGGTCAAAGCAACCTTGTTTTCGTTATAATAGCGCAGCCACCGAAAGTGAACAATCATTTTGTGATCCGAAGAAGCATCCATTACGTCAATACAGGGCAAGTCCATTTGTGGTTCCCATGTCACTACAGTCGAAAGAGATAATGTTACTTGAGTACATAATGAACGAAGACCTAGACAAATG GGAGACGCTTGTGACGACGAAAAACAATTGTCTGAGTAGGAATACCATTTTGTCATTAGCGCCCCGACGAGTTATTAGGACTGAG ATTATTTCCACACTGTCTGAAATGCTCAACGACTTTCAGTTGTTGAATGGCACAAATGAGGGGGGCTATTGGTTTCTGCCAGTACTTGATGCG GAAACTATGGCGGGTGATGATCCTCTGTTGGAGATGTGGTTGCGCAATATAGTGTCAAATGATCGAGGTTACATTCAGCTGGGGTCATGTGACAGG ATAATTGTTCCTATATGTAATGGGATCGGCCATTGGTACTTGCTAGTCGTTGTTATACCAGAGATGCGTGCAGAGATATGGGATCCGTTGGCAAGTTGTATGACAACGAACCTATTCCTTATGGAAGTGCATCACATT CTTAAATGTTTTGACGTGGTTCTGAATAGGCAGAGGCCAAGTTTGCATTGTGGTGGTTTTCCATTTTTGAGTTGTGAGGTTTCACATCCATCATTAAATCCTAAAGACCTTCATCCCTTCGATTGTGGACTATATGTTTTTGTGTTAATGAAGCAGCTTCACTATAGGCAACGACCTTTAACAGAG atcgAGTTGAATTCGGATGCAGAACGCTTAAGCCTCATATTGCAGTTAGTACACTTCCGGGATAACTTGGTGAAGGAAAGAGTAATGGAAAATGCTAGGCTGTACCGTTCGAATAAAGAAGCATTTGCTGAAGTCCGAGAAggagaaattacaaaacaGCAACGATTGTTTAAAATCTAA
- the LOC102614985 gene encoding F-box/FBD/LRR-repeat protein At1g13780-like gives MLGRLNYILTRITALSCLCQIELYASPSVEVLKLMSDFLLKVPAGGTCFPNVKILTMQLESPDNILTEKLFCSCPSLEELSIQAYLNDEGPTTKFVISSSTLKQCTLWVETEGEMFTQAEYKVRITAPSLERLHIMSDIFGKFVVHDLNSLTDVILDIVYGEWSRVDPNRSIQLLQQLNNTTSLTVSYGVLCALDHAYHKWFPALSYLQHLEVAVGAIGWAVLPVILSSSVHLQSLVLRKQSRFEVTEEQFGWIEGDIVPNCLLEHVKKIEIKGVEGDEDELILVEYLLKYSSVLEVMVICFKGSVSKPERRDIGRSILQVQRDSNSCKLELV, from the exons ATGCTCGGGAGATTGAACTATATCTTGACCAGAATCACCGCGTTGAGTTGCTTATGTCAGATTGAACTATACGCATCACCATCTGTTGAAGTACTAAAGCTTATGTCAGATTTTCTGCTCAAAGTTCCTGCCGGTGGAACCTGTTTTCCAAATGTGAAGATCCTTACTATGCAACTGGAAAGCCCTGACAACATTTTAACTGAAAAGCTCTTTTGCAGCTGCCCTTCGCTGGAAGAGTTGTCGATACAGGCTTATCTGAACGATGAAGGTCCCACAACAAAATTTGTCATATCATCCTCTACACTGAAGCAGTGCACTTTATGGGTAGAAACGGAAGGGGAAATGTTTACCCAAGCAGAGTACAAGGTTAGAATAACGGCTCCAAGCCTCGAACGTCTGCATATAATGTCTGACATCTTTGGGAAGTTTGTGGTGCACGATCTCAATTCACTAACGGACGTCATATTAGACATTGTATATGGGGAATGGTCACGGGTTGATCCAAACCGTTCAATACAACTGCTTCAACAGCTCAATAACACAACAAGCCTCACTGTTTCCTACGGCGTGCTTTGC GCACTTGACCATGCGTATCACAAATGGTTTCCTGCACTTTCATATTTGCAGCATTTAGAAGTGGCAGTTGGAGCAATTGGATGGGCAGTTCTTCCTGTTATCCTGAGTAGTTCGGTCCATTTACAAAGTCTCGTCTTACGGAAG CAAAGTAGGTTTGAAGTAACTGAAGAACAATTTGGTTGGATTGAAGGAGATATTGTCCCAAACTGTTTGCTTGAACATgtgaagaaaattgaaattaagggaGTCGAGGGTGATGAAGACGAACTCATACTGGTGGAGTACTTGTTAAAGTACAGTTCAGTTCTGGAGGTGATGGTGATCTGCTTCAAGGGGTCTGTTTCAAAACCAGAGCGCAGGGACATTGGAAGGTCAATATTGCAGGTACAAAGAGACTCTAACAGTTGTAAACTTGAACTTGTTTGA
- the LOC112497556 gene encoding uncharacterized protein LOC112497556 — translation MTCGKHYVVFVGRIPRVYGSWAECQRQVIRYLGNSYQSYSTREEAEEAFEAFRRSEVEIFLSGLQLDPVNGNRQRPLEGQLQEAITSAPEDKLSPHRTLVILLFVIICVVVMKILR, via the coding sequence ATGACTTGTGGAAAACACTACGTCGTCTTTGTGGGACGGATCCCTAGAGTATATGGGTCGTGGGCAGAGTGCCAGAGACAAGTTATTCGATATCTGGGAAATTCTTACCAATCGTATTCAACGAGGGAGGAAGCCGAAGAGGCATTCGAAGCATTTCGTCGTTCGGAAGTGGAAATATTTTTGTCGGGTCTTCAACTGGATCCCGTAAATGGAAATCGGCAACGACCGTTGGAGGGTCAGTTGCAAGAAGCTATTACTTCAGCTCCTGAGGATAAACTATCGCCGCATAGAACTTTAGTTATACTCTTGTTTGTAATTATATGTGTTGTTGTTATGAAGATACTGCGGTAA
- the LOC107178450 gene encoding protein FAR1-RELATED SEQUENCE 5-like yields MSSASDSETEWESRYEIHDVPDDARFSECEDGWADDERDEVATVNIPVNQQEGEQCDQFESYTNIHGTSGTDQEGTNYRGLKSMDIVGKEFVSEAEAESFFIEYARVMGFGVRRHNKRWNTKGTLIGRIWVCSRQGFRQKKFLEREDQKREARPITRTGCGVEFRVAIKDDTSLWVCTHFNGNHNHNLTPPHHVHYIRSHQRLSEAYIAAASSLNAVGVRPSQIHEYIVERSGGYMDVGYLRKDVQNRLNYEKRRQLQESDAEACLSYLEGKRSVDPAFYYDFTINEHNRLGDLFWCDGGARADYALFGDVLAFDATYRTNAYRKPFVVLLGINHHRRSIVFGFALLSDETEHTYTWLLQTFLLAMEGKQPKTVITDGDKAMRNAISNKFLEAHHRLCCWHLGRNAQANVNKDFTADFQRCMLRPYTEEQFEVKWKEIVQRHNVESHEWVMKMYREKAMWAEAYLRGKFFGGMRSTQRSEGLNAYLNHYVNIKLRLIAFVKQMDRLIDRQREVEGKDDYDSKEVRPVLITHMKPFEAAATEAYTRAMFRLVRDQILQEGMLIAVEVASEDNSKSFRVKKWKVSEDECRVHIQGTWDTVSCTCLMMETVGIPCSHLFAVMKVENLEVIPRCMILPQWKKEAKVGVTSKVQERCSQYYMSVEARMGSLHAACRTLQRFAAQSSQAYELAITEIHKVSMQLEAMSCKTAKDKPKRHMGRRFEVQDPVIVLTKGCRKKQKMGPLQQRKCRRCGNGGHTVRMCKTHLHRPGDEIDCPTQSSQFMADNTVLLQRRRSAIGKTADECNKINAYDHHYSQPSNNSHAASSNSWYPRFGMSTDNDSIDDTMMQGLIPQYGLPNASTSTFASNYANIWGHNRI; encoded by the coding sequence ATGTCGTCTGCTTCAGATTCAGAGACTGAGTGGGAGTCCCGATATGAAATCCATGATGTCCCTGATGATGCCAGGTTTTCAGAATGTGAAGATGGGTGGGCAGACGATGAAAGAGATGAAGTCGCAACGGTTAATATACCAGTGAATCAGCAAGAAGGCGAACAATGTGACCAATTTGAATCATACACAAATATACATGGCACCAGTGGGACCGATCAAGAGGGTACTAATTACCGAGGGTTGAAATCTATGGATATTGTTGGCAAAGAGTTTGTATCTGAGGCTGAAGCAGAGTCTTTTTTCATTGAATATGCGAGAGTCATGGGATTTGGGGTGAGAAGACACAATAAGAGATGGAATACAAAGGGAACGTTAATTGGAAGGATTTGGGTTTGCAGCAGACAGGGGTTTCGTCAGAAGAAGTTTCTAGAAAGAGAAGATCAAAAGCGAGAGGCGAGACCTATTACAAGGACAGGTTGCGGGGTTGAGTTTCGTGTTGCTATCAAAGATGATACAAGTCTATGGGTATGTACTCATTTTAACGGCAATCATAATCATAACTTAACGCCTCCACACCATGTACACTATATAAGATCTCATCAGAGGCTATCGGAGGCATATATAGCTGCAGCCTCTTCACTTAATGCCGTTGGGGTGAGACCATCACAAATACATGAATATATAGTGGAACGGTCAGGCGGGTATATGGACGTTGGCTATTTGAGAAAGGATGTTCAAAATCGTCTCAACTATGAGAAACGAAGACAACTTCAGGAATCTGACGCTGAAGCCTGTTTGTCATACCTTGAAGGGAAGAGGAGTGTTGATCCTGCATTCTATTACGACTTCACCATTAATGAGCACAATAGATTAGGAGATCTATTTTGGTGTGATGGAGGAGCACGTGCAGATTATGCTCTGTTTGGGGATGTACTTGCATTTGATGCAACATATCGCACAAATGCCTATCGGAAGCCTTTTGTTGTATTGTTGGGTATCAATCACCATAGAAGGTCCATTGTTTTCGGATTTGCATTATTATCGGATGAGACAGAGCACACTTACACTTGGTTATTACAGACTTTCTTATTAGCAATGGAGGGGAAGCAGCCGAAGACAGTTATTACTGATGGTGACAAGGCCATGCGGAATGCTATATCGAACAAATTTCTGGAGGCTCATCATAGGCTTTGTTGTTGGCATCTTGGCCGAAATGCACAAGCCAACGTCAACAAGGACTTCACAGCAGACTTTCAGCGATGCATGCTGCGACCATACACAGAAGAGCAATTTGAGGTAAAATGGAAAGAAATTGTTCAGCGTCACAATGTTGAAAGCCATGAATGGGTTATGAAGATGTACAGAGAGAAGGCTATGTGGGCTGAGGCATACTTAAGGGGAAAGTTTTTCGGTGGAATGAGAAGCACACAACGATCGGAAGGATTGAATGCGTACCTTAATCATTATGTTAACATCAAATTGCGCCTCATAGCATTTGTGAAGCAGATGGATAGGCTAATTGATAGACAACGGGAGGTAGAAGGCAAAGATGATTATGATAGTAAAGAAGTTCGCCCTGTTCTAATTACGCACATGAAACCGTTCGAGGCTGCGGCTACCGAAGCTTATACCAGAGCAATGTTTCGACTAGTGAGAGATCAAATACTGCAAGAAGGGATGCTTATAGCCGTGGAAGTGGCAAGTGAAGATAATTCGAAATCTTTCCGAGTGAAAAAGTGGAAAGTTTCAGAAGACGAATGCCGGGTTCACATACAGGGGACATGGGATACCGTTTCATGCACCTGTTTGATGATGGAGACTGTAGGAATACCTTGTTCACATTTGTTTGCGGTTATGAAGGTGGAAAATCTTGAAGTTATCCCACGTTGCATGATATTACCTCAATGGAAGAAAGAGGCAAAAGTTGGGGTTACTTCGAAAGTGCAGGAAAGGTGCAGCCAGTATTACATGAGTGTTGAGGCACGTATGGGATCCCTCCATGCTGCATGTCGAACCTTGCAGAGGTTCGCTGCACAAAGCAGTCAGGCTTATGAGTTAGCAATCACTGAAATACATAAAGTGTCAATGCAGTTAGAGGCTATGTCCTGCAAAACTGCCAAAGATAAACCAAAACGACATATGGGGAGACGCTTTGAAGTTCAAGACCCGGTGATCGTGTTAACAAAAGGTTGTAGGAAAAAGCAGAAAATGGGTCCTCTGCAACAAAGAAAATGCCGCCGATGTGGGAATGGAGGTCATACTGTGCGAATGTGTAAAACACATTTACACAGACCAGGTGATGAGATAGATTGTCCTACCCAAAGCAGTCAATTCATGGCCGACAACACTGTATTGCTTCAGAGGAGACGTTCGGCAATTGGAAAAACGGCAGATGAatgcaacaaaattaatgcatATGACCACCATTACTCACAACCATCTAACAATAGCCATGCTGCTAGTTCAAATTCTTGGTACCCACGATTTGGAATGAGTACGGATAACGATTCCATAGACGACACAATGATGCAGGGATTGATTCCACAATATGGTCTGCCTAACGCTAGTACATCAACGTTTGCTAGCAACTATGCCAACATTTGGGGCCATAAtcgaatataa
- the LOC127898861 gene encoding uncharacterized protein LOC127898861, whose protein sequence is MPPRKARDAHTTTYNQEDVLKDESLASMTARIDMLAAQMARIAELLDERHRTPEREDKSSVSFANPFSGRRPRTESTDDRRWESGLRIDIPEFQGSGRPEELLDWINAIEEVFEYKEVPENKLVSLAATRFRGRAAAWWQQTKLTRIKQGKKKIDSWEKFKKHLRGAFLPHNYVKLLYQQLQNLRQGNRSVDDYTTEFHWLVAHNDLTETEEQQVSRYIGGLRSQFQDQLNLLDPYSISEAHQQALQLEKQFSRRTNDSSFRGARSVVRDNSNPTSQFRNFTPPNPPNKTSKPSEIGQSSKTQSSGSGLRCFNCGENGHRMTECKKGGKYGKGLFVGTEESEDYQEEETEEFAVEPTFDSSGSAQSVEEHGDSRPMLIVNRTFFTPKGQDKDKWLRQNIFQTTCTIGGKVCRMVIDSGSCENVISEEAITKLNLKTEPHQTPYKLTWLKKGNQVTVSKRCLVSLSIGSIYKDKIWCDVVAMDACHLLLGRPWQYDRNVVHDGKRNTYSFMFNNTKIVLLPNKEFTLQQDLGNYLLGKKQFIDVVAETKRVYILLGKESNGDSKIPEAVTPILAEFQDLFPNELPQGLPPLRDIQHQIDLVPGSTLPNRPHYRMSPTEHEELRRQVEELLEKGFIRESLSPCAVPALLTPKKDGSWRMCVDSRAINKITVRYRFPIPRLDDLLDQLSGATIFTKLDLKSGYHQIRIRPGDEWKTAFKIREGLYEWLVMPFGLSNAPSTFMRVMNQVLRPFIGKFVVVYYDDILIYSTSHELHLQHLREVLLALRATSLYTAVNKCIFLTEKVLFLGYVVSKDGISVDQSKVLFEIGLSQLLYPPPEVSMDWPLFTGDSFLISVLLWHQSQIA, encoded by the coding sequence ATGCCTCCAAGAAAAGCTCGTGATGCTCATACTACAACTTACAATCAAGAAGATGTTTTGAAAGATGAATCCCTGGCTAGTATGACAGCCAGAATTGATATGTTAGCTGCACAAATGGCACGAATAGCAGAGTTACTTGACGAACGCCATCGTACTCCAGAACGTGAAGACAAATCAAGTGTAAGCTTTGCTAACCCATTCTCTGGGCGTCGACCTAGAACTGAGTCTACTGATGACAGAAGATGGGAATCTGGGTTGAGAATTGACATTCCCGAATTTCAAGGAAGTGGTCGACCTGAAGAATTATTAGACTGGATTAACGCCATTGAGGAAGTTTTCGAATACAAAGAAGTTCCTGAAAATAAACTAGTTTCGCTTGCTGCAACTCGATTTCGTGGAAGAGCAGCAGCTTGGTGGCAACAAACTAAGCTCACAAGGATTAAGCAAggcaaaaagaagattgattcTTGGGAAAAGTTCAAGAAGCACTTGCGTGGAGCATTCTTGCCTCATAATTACGTCAAACTGTTATACCAACAGCTACAGAATTTAAGGCAAGGTAATCGATCAGTGGATGATTACACTACAGAATTTCATTGGTTGGTGGCCCACAATGACTTGACAGAGACAGAAGAACAACAGGTTTCCCGCTACATTGGAGGCCTACGATCTCAATTTCaagaccaattaaatttacttgacCCATACTCTATTTCAGAGGCACACCAACAAGCCTTGCAGTTGGAGAAGCAATTTAGTCGACGTACTAATGACTCAAGCTTTCGGGGTGCTCGAAGTGTTGTTCGTGATAATTCAAACCCAACTTCCCAATTTCGTAATTTCACTCCTCCAAATCCTccaaataaaactagtaaaccTAGTGAAATCGGTCAAAGCAGCAAAACTCAATCATCGGGTTCGGGATTACGCTGTTTTAATTGCGGAGAAAATGGGCACCGAATGACAGAATGTAAAAAGGGAGGAAAATATGGTAAAGGCTTATTCGTAGGCACAGAGGAAAGTGAAGACTACCAGGAGGAAGAAACTGAAGAGTTCGCTGTAGAGCCAACTTTTGATAGTAGTGGTAGCGCTCAATCtgttgaagaacatggtgaTAGCAGGCCAATGTTGATCGTGAACCGCACATTCTTCACTCCTAAAGGTCAAGACAAAGACAAGTGGCTACGACAGAATATCTTTCAGACTACTTGCACAATCGGGGGTAAAGTATGTCGTATGGTCATAGACTCCGGCAGTTGCGAGAATGTCATTTCGGAAGAAGCCATAACAAAGCTAAATTTAAAGACAGAAcctcatcaaactccataCAAGCTCACATGGCTGAAGAAGGGAAATCAAGTGACAGTATCGAAACGTTGCTTAGTTTCCTTATCCATTggttcaatttataaagacaaaatttgGTGTGATGTTGTGGCTATGGATGCTTGTCATCTATTACTGGGTagaccttggcaatatgaTCGAAACGTAGTGCATGATGGGAAGAGAAACACCTACAGCTTTATGTTTAACAACACCAAAATCGTTCTCCTACCTAACAAAGAGTTTACTCTCCAGCAAGACTTGGGTAATTATTTGTTAGGAAAGAAGCAATTTATAGATGTTGTAGCAGAGACAAAGAGAGTTTACATTTTATTGGGAAAAGAGAGTAACGGTGATTCGAAGATTCCTGAAGCTGTGACACCTATTCTGGCGGAATTTCAAGATTTGTTCCCTAATGAGCTACCACAGGGTTTACCACCTCTTCGAGATATACAACACCAAATTGATTTGGTACCAGGTTCTACATTACCAAATCGACCTCATTATCGTATGAGTCCTACAGAACATGAGGAATTAAGGCGCCAAGTGGAAGAGTTACTAGAAAAGGGATTTATCCGTGAAAGTCTTAGTCCCTGTGCAGTCCCTGCTTTATTGACTCCAAAAAAAGATGGTTCTTGGAGGATGTGCGTGGATAGTCGagctatcaataaaattacagttcGATATCGTTTTCCAATCCCTCGATTAGACGACTTGTTAGATCAACTCAGTGGAGCAACAATTTTTACCAAACTTGATTTGAAAAGTGGCTACCATCAAATTCGAATACGGCCTggagatgaatggaaaacagCTTTTAAAATTCGCGAAGGGTTATACGAGTGGTTGGTAATGCCGTTTGGCTTATCTAATGCTCCGAGTACTTTTATGCGAGTCATGAATCAAGTTCTTCGCCCTTTCATTGGAAAGTTTGTGGTTGTTTACTACGATGATATACTTATATATAGCACCAGTCACGAGTTACATCTACAACATTTGAGAGAAGTGCTTTTAGCCTTAAGAGCAACAAGTTTATACACAGCAGTAAACAAGTGTATTTTCTTGACCgagaaagtattatttttgggatatGTGGTGTCGAAGGATGGTATATCTGTTGACCAATCAAAAGTGCTATTCGAGATTGGCCTCAGCCAACTACTTTATCCGCCACCAGAAGTTTCCATGGATTGGCCTCTTTTTACAGGCGATTCATTCCTCATTTCAGTACTATTATGGCACCAATCACAAATTGCATGA